A genomic window from Leishmania major strain Friedlin complete genome, chromosome 18 includes:
- a CDS encoding putative aconitase yields MFRTGVQLAKKGVSPNPFNAKFLASLQVDGGSAKYYKINEISAKYNNLPFSIRVLLESAVRNCDEFDVTSKTVESIFDWKDNCTKGIEIPFKPARVVLQDFTGVPCIVDLAAMRDAMKRLGGDSLRINPQVPVDLVVDHSVQVDCAGVQDAVVQNQSIEMQRNRERFEFLKWGSRAFDNLLIVPPGSGIVHQVNLEYLARVVFNADGMLYPDSVVGTDSHTTMVNGLGVVGWGVGGIEAEAGMLGQSLSLVLPQVVGYKFTGKLQEGCTATDLVLTVVRNLRKLGVVGKFVEFYGPGVDALSVADRATLANMAPEYGATTGYFPIDNETIEYLKNTNRSAEHVARIESYVKAVGLFRTGNEQIEYSQHLELDLSTVAPCVAGPKRPQDNVPLTDVSRDFKACMSAKSGFKGFGIPEGEHNKKVKYTVNGQEATMEHGSVVIAAITSCTNTSNPTVLIAAGLLAQKALEKGLRVPPGIKTSLSPGSHVVTKYLENAGLQKSLEALGFHTTGYGCMTCIGNSGDIAPEVSKCITDNNFVAAAVLSGNRNFESRIHPLTAANYLASPPLVVAFALAGRANIDFAKEPIANGVYLRDIWPSNEEIVAVVNKYVTPDLFKEVYSNITTMNKQWNELQVENGEFYKWDPKSLYIHSPPYFDDMTLDPPGVKSIENAACLAIFGDSITTDHISPAGNIAKDSPAAKFLMERGVERKDFNTYGSRRGNDEVMVRGTFANTRLGNRLVGDGQTGPYTLYHPTGEKMFIFDAAMNYKAAGVPTVILAGKEYGSGSSRDWAAKGPFLQGVKAVIAESFERIHRSNLVGMGVIPLQFKEGENAASLGLTGKECFSMNFAGELRPRQDIVVKCDNGKTFTTTLRIDTEVEVKYVENGGILNYVLRTKIQ; encoded by the coding sequence aTGTTCCGCACTGGCGTGCAGCTGGCCAAGAAGGGCGTTAGCCCAAACCCCTTCAATGCCAAGTTCCTGGCGTCTCTGCAggtcgacggcggcagcgccaagTACTACAAGATCAACGAGATCAGCGCAAAGTACAACAAcctccccttctccatcCGTGTTCTGCTAGAGTCCGCGGTGCGCAACTGCGATGAGTTCGATGTGACCTCGAAGACAGTAGAGAGCATCTTTGACTGGAAGGACAACTGCACGAAGGGAATCGAGATTCCGTTCAAGCCAGCTcgcgtggtgctgcaggacTTCACCGGCGTACCGTGCATCGTGGATCTAGCGGCCATGCGTGACGCGATGAAGCGCCTTGGCGGTGACTCGCTCCGCATCAACCCACAAGTTCCCGTCGACCTCGTAGTGGACCACTCCGTACAGGTGGACTGCGCTGGCGTGCAGGACGCAGTGGTGCAAAACCAGAGCATTGAGATGCAACGCAACCGTGAGCGCTTCGAGTTCCTCAAGTGGGGCTCGAGGGCGTTCGACAACCTTCTGATTGTCCCGCCTGGCTCGGGCATTGTGCATCAGGTGAACCTTGAGTACCTCGCTCGCGTCGTGTTTAACGCGGACGGGATGCTATACCCGGACTCTGTTGTCGGAACCGACTCGCACACGACGATGGTCAATGGCCTGGGCGTTGTGGGCTGGGGTGTTGGTGGCATCGAAGCCGAAGCCGGCATGCTGGGCCAGTCCCTCTccctggtgctgccgcaggtcgtTGGCTACAAGTTCACTGGCAAGCTGCAGGAGGGCTGCACGGCAACCGATCTCGTGCTTACTGTCGTGAGGAACCTTCGCAAGCTCGGTGTGGTGGGCAAGTTTGTCGAGTTCTACGGCCCCGGTGTCGACGCGCTCTCAGTCGCTGACCGTGCCACGTTGGCCAACATGGCTCCCGAGTACGGCGCCACTACTGGCTACTTCCCCATCGACAACGAGACGATCGAATACCTCAAGAACACGAACCGCTCTGCCGAGCACGTGGCCCGCATTGAGAGCTACGTCAAGGCTGTCGGGCTCTTCCGAACCGGCAACGAGCAGATCGAGTACTCGCAGCACCTGGAGCTTGACCTCTCCACAGTGGCGCCGTGCGTTGCCGGCCCGAAGCGCCCTCAAGACAACGTGCCCCTGACGGATGTGTCGAGGGACTTCAAGGCCTGCATGTCGGCCAAGTCTGGCTTCAAGGGCTTTGGCATCCCGGAGGGGGAGCACAATAAGAAGGTCAAGTACACCGTCAACGGCCAGGAGGCGACGATGgagcacggcagcgtcgtgaTCGCGGCTATCACCTCCTGCACGAACACCTCGAACCCCACCGTGCTCATCGCGGCGGGTTTGTTGGCACAGAAGGCCCTGGAAAAGGGCTTGAGGGTGCCGCCGGGCATTAAGACATCTCTCTCGCCGGGCTCGCACGTGGTGACCAAGTACCTCGAGAACGCCGGCCTGCAGAAGAGCCTCGAGGCCCTCGGCTTCCACACGACAGGTTACGGCTGCATGACGTGCATCGGCAACTCGGGTGATATCGCGCCGGAGGTGTCCAAGTGCATCACAGACAACAATTTCgttgccgcagcggtgctctCCGGCAACCGCAACTTTGAGTCTCGCATTCACCCGCTGACGGCCGCCAACTACttggcatcgccgccgctcgtcgtcgccttcGCGCTCGCCGGACGCGCGAATATCGACTTCGCCAAGGAGCCGATCGCGAACGGCGTGTACCTGCGCGACATCTGGCCAAGCAACGAGGAAAttgtggcggtggtgaacAAGTACGTGACGCCGGACCTGTTCAAGGAGGTGTACTCCAACATCACGACCATGAACAAGCAATGGAACGAGCTTCAGGTGGAGAATGGCGAGTTCTACAAGTGGGACCCCAAGTCGTTATACATTCACAGCCCGCCGTACTTCGACGACATGACCCTCGACCCACCCGGTGTGAAGAGCATCGAGAACGCCGCCTGCCTTGCCATCTTCGGTGACTCCATCACGACGGACCACATCTCGCCGGCCGGCAACATAGCCAAGGACTCACCGGCAGCGAAGTTTCTCATGGAGCGTGGGGTGGAGCGGAAAGACTTCAACACGTACGGCTCGCGCCGCGGAAACGACGAGGTGATGGTGCGCGGCACCTTCGCCAACACGCGTCTCGGCAACCGCCTTGTCGGCGATGGTCAGACGGGCCCGTATACGTTGTACCACCCGACCGGCGAGAAGATGTTCATCTTCGACGCGGCCATGAATTACAAGGCGGCCGGCGTGCCGACGGTCATTCTGGCTGGTAAGGAGTacggcagcggctcgtcgCGCGATTGGGCGGCCAAGGGCCCGTTCCTGCAGGGTGTGAAGGCCGTCATCGCGGAGAGCTTCGAGCGCATTCACCGCTCGAACCTGGTCGGCATGGGCGTCATTCCGCTGCAGTTCAAGGAAGGCGAGAATGCCGCCTCCCTTGGCCTGACCGGCAAGGAGTGCTTCTCGATGAACTTCGCCGGGGAGCTGCGCCCGCGCCAGGACATCGTCGTGAAGTGCGACAACGGCAAGACCTTcacgacgacgctgcgcaTTGATACCGAGGTGGAGGTGAAGTACGTTGAAAACGGTGGCATCCTCAACTATGTGCTGCGCACCAAGATCCAGTAa
- a CDS encoding putative vacuolar ATP synthase subunit c codes for MFLKHPVISSLKIYFSSVHCKAYIGRIIFLGEMTESFIILALPYLQQSQDSLQSAQYEALVRQMGPLGQTFRHFFIPNLKIGTLDSLMEASDELAKLDPTMESTLQKLIGLMEETSGKPRSVVTTFRINQTQEMSAAGYIKNFLWSTAQFDPKETIHNLIEKISRINATADERVRVMLAEYNETRNKLIAANRKGEGNLSIRPIRELVALYHRDYQCFVDTELLATVFVAVPVAAQKEWMATYWKMNEYVCPQSNRVVAEDKEYVLNSIVVFRKIMDDLKTACRKKRYVIREVEGTDDLSSAELRSLQQRAEKEKKALYTLLWQQYCTCYVAWIHLKAVRVFIEALLKFGLPPRFIAVVLQVPADKEAEIRKRIAQLYPDLTTPLANDMTVDTGALQQEYPYVSLKVTNVQK; via the coding sequence ATGTTCTTGAAGCATCCAGTTATCTCCTCACTCAAAATATACTTTTCGTCCGTGCACTGCAAGGCCTACATAGGCAGAATAATCTTCCTTGGAGAGATGACCGAGAGTTTTATAATTCTTGCGCTTCCATACTTGCAACAGTCTCAGGACTCCCTGCAGTCTGCACAATATGAAGCGCTTGTGCGTCAGATGGGCCCTCTGGGACAGACGTTTCGCCACTTTTTTATCCCCAACCTCAAGATCGGAACGTTGGACTCTCTCATGGAGGCGAGCGATGAGTTAGCGAAACTGGATCCGACGATGGAGAGCACTCTGCAGAAGTTGATTGGGCTGATGGAGGAAACTTCCGGAAAGCCGCGCAGTGTAGTCACGACGTTCCGAATCAACCAGACTCAGGAAATGTCGGCCGCTGGCTACATCAAGAACTTCCTGTGGAGCACTGCGCAGTTCGACCCCAAGGAAACAATTCACAACCTAATAGAAAAAATTTCCCGTATCAACGCTACAGCTGATGAGCGCGTCCGTGTCATGCTGGCGGAGTACAATGAGACTCGCAACAAACTCATAGCGGCGAACCGGAAGGGTGAGGGAAACCTGTCCATCCGTCCGATTCGGGAGCTAGTCGCCCTCTATCATCGGGATTATCAGTGCTTTGTCGACACGGAGTTGTTGGCCACCGTTTTCGTAGCGGTACCTGTGGCGGCACAAAAGGAGTGGATGGCGACTTACTGGAAGATGAACGAGTATGTGTGCCCGCAGTCGAACCGCGTTGTGGCCGAAGACAAGGAATACGTGCTCAACAGCATTGTTGTGTTCCGAAAGATCATGGATGATTTAAAGACGGCGTGCCGCAAGAAGCGTTATGTTATCCGTGAAGTGGAGGGCACCGATGACCTTTCTTCCGCCGAGTTGCGGAGCCTGCAGCAGAGAGCtgaaaaggagaagaaggcgctttacacgctgctgtggcagcaGTACTGCACCTGTTATGTTGCCTGGATCCACCTCAAGGCGGTGCGGGTGTTTATCGAGGCGCTTCTAAAGTTCGGACTCCCGCCACGCTTCATTGCTgtggtgctgcaggtgccTGCGGATAAGGAGGCCGAAATCCGCAAGCGCATTGCGCAGCTGTACCCCGATTTGACGACGCCGTTGGCAAATGATATGACTGTTGATACTGGTGCTTTACAGCAGGAGTACCCCTATGTTTCCTTGAAAGTGACGAACGTACAAAAGTAG
- a CDS encoding putative peroxisomal enoyl-coa hydratase, translating into MKGCCRLLSAAEAASLIRRIGPFAVHRGEATGVIEILSGDPNHPVKKLNLLGLAYAAALTELSELLSEELNAEARVAIFAARDGCSFSAGIDLKELSGMRPPSGSGAAATAAASSGPKAPAMLLQHQHRVVRTFQDGISSLARCRIPIIAAIDGHCIGGATSVASSCDVRYTTTRATFSVKEAAVGLAADIGVLQRLPAIIGEGRTRELAFTCRDFSGVEAKAMGFVEEVCADYPALLAHARKRAAQIAANSPLGVQNTKLILNWERERAAQTSLEYQAAINAFSLHCSDIPEAARAFAERREPVFTDYMVNPRGGPPHSRQS; encoded by the coding sequence ATGAAGGGGTGCTGCCGGCTGCTTTCTGCTGCAGAGGCAGCGTCGCTCATACGTCGCATTGGCCCCTTTGCAGTGCACCGTGGTGAGGCTACGGGCGTCATTGAAATTCTCTCCGGCGACCCCAATCACCCCGTGAAGAAGCTCAACCTTCTTGGCCTCGCCTATGCAGCCGCTCTCACAGAGCTTTCAGAGCTACTCTCTGAGGAGCTCAACGCTGAAGCCCGTGTCGCCATCTTCGCAGCACGTGACGGGTGCTCGTTTTCGGCCGGCATCGACTTGAAGGAACTCTCGGGAATGCGGCCGCCTTctggcagtggcgctgctgccaccgcagcagcgtcgagcGGCCCCAAAGCCCCTGCAATGCTTCttcagcaccagcaccgtgTGGTGCGCACTTTCCAAGACGGAATATCGTCgctggcgcggtgccgcatTCCCATCATCGCCGCGATCGATGGACATTGCATCGGTGGGGCTACATCGGTTGCGTCGTCGTGCGACGTGCGTTACACCACAACACGTGCCACCTTTTccgtgaaggaggcggcagtgGGTCTCGCCGCGGACAttggcgtgctgcagcgtcttcCGGCCATTATTGGTGAGGGACGCACGCGCGAGCTTGCCTTTACGTGCCGCGACTTCAGCGGTGTGGAGGCCAAAGCAATGGGCTTTGTCGAGGAAGTGTGTGCAGATTATCCAGCGCTCCTCgcccacgcgcgcaagcgcgCAGCACAAATAGCTGCCAACTCGCCACTGGGAGTGCAGAACACAAAGTTGATCCTGAATTGGGAACGGGAGCGCGCGGCCCAGACGTCACTCGAGTACCAAGCTGCCATCAACGCCTTTAGTCTGCACTGCAGCGACATCCCGGAAGCAGCGCGTGCGTTTGCTGAGAGGCGGGAGCCCGTATTCACTGATTACATGGTAAATCCCAGAGGAGGCCCGCCGCATTCAAGGCAATCGTGA
- a CDS encoding putative RNA binding protein has product MERAATQSQSIYSNANTNSSNVNTYGNTVSSYLSNNSPNAVMYGGGNSGNGGAPSSTSVATVYASPTQASPSQAIRQQAQGAAQQNMSQSQTSTSFNAYGGGAASGSGSGFFYSTPSAQAPGAQTMYSANPSAAAMFPMRGGSTSMTPAQPTPTQMLTPQANAAAAAAAVWTNAAANINAGSKLFVGQVPAVCTEDQLRPLFAQFGTLLEIKIMREPNGRSKGSAWVRYELEESAQRAITALNEKHVVPPQTNPLRVQFAAPSTNRIPQPLSALGSIMPPSAVMQPQPQPNYATAATYATPQGYAGTTTAYMQGQYATSPNLMAVRASPQQQAAVQSASGKIEYLRSNHPGSLIYSTASPTAVDAMQQQQQQQSPQQQQVVYTTGGQMRAGVMYTPDAFAMTNQMAAAPQQPHQWCS; this is encoded by the coding sequence ATGGAGCGTGCGGCAACTCAAAGCCAGAGCATCTACTCCAACGCCAacaccaacagcagcaacgtcAACACCTACGGTAACACCGTCTCCTCGTACCTGTCCAACAACAGCCCGAACGCAGTCATGTACGGCGGTGGCAACAGCGGCAACGGTGGTGCACCTTCGTCCACCTCGGTCGCCACGGTGTACGCCTCTCCCACGCAAGCTTCGCCGAGCCAGGCAATCCGCCAGCAGGCGCAGGGAGCCGCGCAGCAGAATATGAGCCAGTCGCAAACGAGCACCTCCTTCAACGCctacggcggtggtgcggccaGCGGCTCCGGCAGTGGTTTCTTTTACTCCACTCcgtcggcgcaggcgccggGGGCGCAGACCATGTACTCTGCCAacccctccgccgcggcaaTGTTCCCAATGCGTGGTGGATCCACCTCCatgacgccggcgcagcccACCCCAACCCAAATGCTGACACCTCAGGCcaacgcggccgctgccgcggcagcggtgtggaCCAACGCTGCGGCAAACATCAACGCTGGCAGCAAGCTTTTCGTTGGCCAGGTGCCTGCAGTGTGCACTGAGGACCAGCTCCGCCCTCTGTTTGCGCAGTTCGGCACTCTGTTGGAGATCAAGATCATGCGGGAGCCGAACGGTCGCAGTAAGGGTAGCGCGTGGGTGCGCTACGAGCTGGAGGAGTCTGCCCAGCGTGCCATCACCGCCCTCAACGAGAAGCACGTTGTGCCGCCACAAACTAACCCGCTGCGTGTTCAGTTTGCCGCACCCAGCACCAACCGCATCCCGCAGCCCCTCTCGGCCCTTGGCTCCATCATGCCGCCTTCTGCAGTcatgcagccgcagccgcagccaaACTACGCGACCGCAGCGACTTATGCCACCCCGCAGGGCTACGCcggcaccaccacagcgTACATGCAGGGACAGTACGCGACCTCGCCCAACCTGATGGCTGTTCGCGCCTctccacagcagcaggcagcggtgcagtCTGCGTCTGGCAAGATCGAATACCTGCGCAGCAACCACCCTGGCAGCCTTATCtactccaccgcctccccgaCCGCTGTTGatgcgatgcagcagcagcagcagcagcagtcgccacagcagcagcaagtgGTGTACACAACCGGTGGCCAGATGCGCGCTGGTGTCATGTACACCCCGGATGCATTTGCCATGACGAACCAgatggctgctgcgccgcagcagccgcatcagTGGTGCAGCTAA